In the genome of Aureimonas sp. OT7, one region contains:
- a CDS encoding amino acid ABC transporter permease — MYQLNFAPVFDNMDRLLAGAWTTVQLSFWAMVIGLVVSVACAVGKLAGPRPLRWVIDLYIEVIRNTPFLVQIFFIYFALPSLGIRFSPNTAALVALVVNVGAYATEIIRAGIESIQKGQVEAGVALGLSRPQIFRYIVIKPALRTVYPALTSQFIYLMLNTSVVSVISATDLAAAGNDIQSQTFTAFEVYLVITGIYLLLSLAFSGLFSLVQRLAFNYPLSR; from the coding sequence GTGTACCAGCTCAATTTCGCGCCCGTATTCGACAACATGGACCGGCTTCTGGCCGGCGCCTGGACCACGGTGCAACTGTCCTTTTGGGCCATGGTCATCGGTCTGGTGGTGTCCGTCGCCTGCGCGGTCGGCAAGCTGGCCGGGCCACGGCCGCTGCGATGGGTAATCGACCTCTACATTGAAGTCATCCGCAATACGCCGTTCCTGGTCCAGATATTCTTCATCTATTTCGCCCTGCCGTCGCTGGGCATCCGCTTCTCTCCCAACACGGCGGCGCTGGTGGCGCTGGTGGTCAATGTGGGCGCCTATGCCACGGAGATCATCCGGGCCGGCATCGAGTCCATCCAGAAGGGCCAGGTCGAGGCGGGCGTGGCGCTGGGGCTCTCGCGCCCGCAGATCTTCCGCTACATCGTCATCAAGCCGGCCCTGCGCACGGTCTATCCGGCGCTGACCAGCCAGTTCATCTATCTGATGCTGAACACCAGCGTCGTCTCGGTCATCTCGGCGACGGACCTTGCCGCGGCGGGCAACGACATCCAGTCGCAGACCTTCACCGCCTTCGAGGTCTACCTGGTGATCACCGGCATCTATCTTCTGTTGTCGCTGGCCTTTTCGGGGCTGTTCAGCCTCGTGCAGCGGCTCGCCTTCAACTATCCGCTGAGCCGCTGA
- a CDS encoding amino acid ABC transporter permease — protein MIRPFGINEAWFIFTAIQWTLALSAVAFAGGAVGGLLVALARVSRSRLLNVPALAFIRLFQGTPLLMQLFLTYFGLRMLGLGLGPWTAAAIALTLHASAFLGEIWRGCIEAVPEGQSEASWALGLSYFDRMQSVVLPQAARIAVAPTVGFLVQLIKGTSLASIIGFVELMRAGQIVNNATFSPFKVYGLVALIYFFLCWPLSILARRMEGRYAAMAKR, from the coding sequence ATGATCCGCCCCTTCGGCATCAACGAAGCCTGGTTCATCTTCACCGCCATCCAGTGGACGCTTGCGCTGTCGGCCGTCGCCTTTGCGGGCGGGGCCGTCGGCGGGCTGCTGGTCGCGCTGGCGCGCGTGTCCAGGAGCCGCCTGCTGAACGTCCCGGCGCTGGCCTTCATCCGGCTGTTCCAGGGCACGCCGCTGCTCATGCAGCTCTTCCTGACCTATTTCGGCCTGCGCATGCTCGGCCTTGGCCTGGGCCCGTGGACGGCCGCCGCCATCGCGCTGACGCTCCATGCCTCCGCCTTCCTCGGGGAAATCTGGCGCGGCTGCATCGAGGCCGTGCCCGAAGGGCAGAGCGAGGCCAGCTGGGCGCTCGGCCTCTCCTATTTCGACAGGATGCAGTCGGTTGTCCTGCCGCAGGCGGCGCGCATCGCGGTGGCGCCCACCGTCGGCTTCCTGGTGCAGCTGATCAAGGGGACGTCGCTGGCCTCCATCATCGGCTTCGTCGAATTGATGCGCGCCGGGCAGATCGTCAACAACGCGACCTTCTCGCCTTTCAAGGTCTATGGCCTCGTCGCGCTCATCTATTTCTTCCTGTGCTGGCCGCTGTCGATCCTGGCGCGGCGCATGGAAGGCCGCTACGCCGCCATGGCCAAGCGCTGA
- a CDS encoding transporter substrate-binding domain-containing protein, with product MNTFAKAFAAGFTALIACTTALAPAKAQTVEEIKQRGTVNIGMLVDFPPFGILDLNGQPDGYDADVSKLLAEDLGVEVNIVPVTGPNRIPYLLSSQVDVLVASLGISPERAQQVDFSQPYAGIEIFVFGDKDVAVADAAALAGKNIGVARASTQDVAVTAIAPEGATIQRFDDDASAVQALLSGQVPLIGVSNVVIAQIQQTAPDRFDEKFSLRQQVQGIATRKGSDEFLAYVNDFIKRKKEDGSLNEIHEKWLQQPLPDFIAQASE from the coding sequence ATGAACACGTTCGCAAAGGCTTTCGCCGCCGGTTTCACGGCGCTGATCGCATGCACGACCGCACTCGCGCCGGCCAAGGCGCAGACGGTGGAGGAGATCAAGCAGCGCGGCACCGTCAACATCGGCATGCTGGTGGATTTCCCGCCCTTCGGCATCCTGGACCTCAATGGCCAGCCCGACGGCTACGACGCCGACGTGTCGAAGCTCCTGGCCGAAGACCTCGGCGTGGAGGTGAACATCGTTCCGGTGACGGGACCGAACCGTATTCCCTATCTCCTGTCATCGCAGGTCGACGTCCTCGTCGCCTCGCTCGGCATCTCGCCCGAGCGCGCGCAGCAGGTGGACTTCTCGCAGCCCTACGCCGGTATCGAGATCTTCGTTTTCGGTGACAAGGACGTCGCCGTGGCGGATGCCGCGGCCCTCGCCGGCAAGAATATCGGCGTCGCCCGCGCCTCGACGCAGGATGTCGCGGTGACGGCCATCGCGCCCGAGGGCGCCACGATCCAGCGTTTCGACGACGATGCGTCAGCCGTACAGGCCCTTCTGTCGGGGCAGGTGCCGTTGATCGGCGTATCCAATGTCGTGATCGCCCAGATCCAGCAGACGGCGCCCGACCGCTTCGACGAGAAGTTCAGCCTGCGCCAGCAGGTGCAGGGCATCGCCACCCGCAAGGGTTCGGACGAGTTCCTTGCCTATGTGAACGACTTCATCAAGCGCAAGAAGGAAGACGGTTCGCTGAACGAGATCCACGAAAAGTGGCTCCAGCAGCCTCTGCCCGACTTCATCGCGCAGGCTTCGGAATAA